In Halobaculum limi, one DNA window encodes the following:
- a CDS encoding M48 family metallopeptidase, protein MTLHSRLSPVLSWAVDWWELWLLIAVGLLGVRLAPHVVVRSEQPTALPDDVAHAVERAGVPADRVGVLQRDGRVLAYAAGLTAGHGRVFVSTALLRELDAAAAAAVVRHEYAHLARGHVPIRVGIPCAYAVAWAVDATLFGREGLIIGAALAIPLAYLSMRVARWTEYDADADAARRTGSSFRTALSRLAAGGHLGPTNPTGGRLRRLLRSVSMHPPLETRLRRLDDPHKSAADGGPRAGVARSDD, encoded by the coding sequence GTGACCCTCCACTCGCGGCTGTCTCCGGTGCTGTCGTGGGCGGTCGACTGGTGGGAGTTGTGGCTGCTCATCGCCGTCGGCCTGCTCGGCGTGCGCCTCGCTCCCCACGTCGTCGTCCGCTCGGAACAGCCCACCGCCCTCCCCGACGACGTCGCCCACGCTGTCGAACGCGCAGGCGTCCCCGCCGACCGCGTCGGCGTCCTCCAGCGCGACGGGCGAGTGCTGGCGTACGCCGCTGGCCTCACCGCTGGGCACGGGCGCGTGTTCGTCTCGACGGCGCTCCTTCGCGAACTCGACGCCGCCGCCGCCGCCGCGGTCGTCCGCCACGAGTACGCCCACCTCGCGCGCGGCCACGTCCCGATTCGCGTCGGTATCCCCTGCGCGTACGCTGTCGCGTGGGCGGTCGACGCCACCCTGTTCGGTCGAGAGGGCCTGATCATCGGTGCGGCGCTTGCGATCCCGCTGGCGTATCTGTCGATGCGAGTCGCTCGCTGGACCGAGTACGACGCCGACGCCGACGCCGCCCGACGGACGGGCAGTTCCTTCCGGACCGCACTCAGCCGCCTCGCTGCGGGCGGGCACCTCGGGCCGACGAACCCCACCGGCGGCCGCCTCCGGCGACTGCTTCGTTCGGTGTCGATGCATCCGCCGTTGGAGACGCGACTCCGCCGACTCGACGACCCACACAAGTCGGCGGCAGATGGGGGCCCGCGTGCGGGCGTCGCTCGAAGCGACGACTGA
- a CDS encoding NUDIX domain-containing protein: MTRDDSLTAESRAVVDDAVDRLHAEWGECPVSEPEWHVDPADWERDRERFAADTLGGAGAWVRRGDGAALVVRHEGEETWSEPGGKDEPGESLPETAVRETNEEAGVQIDLTGLVMLHRVAVNAPERPRLYRLIATFEADYTGGDPEPREGEIAELRWVHDHPDDLLYPEVAAYPL, translated from the coding sequence GTGACCAGGGACGACTCGCTCACCGCGGAGTCACGCGCCGTCGTCGACGACGCTGTCGACCGCCTCCACGCCGAGTGGGGCGAGTGCCCAGTCTCGGAACCCGAGTGGCACGTGGACCCTGCAGACTGGGAACGCGACCGCGAGCGGTTCGCCGCCGACACGCTCGGTGGGGCGGGCGCGTGGGTCCGTCGCGGCGACGGCGCGGCGCTCGTCGTCAGACACGAGGGCGAGGAGACGTGGTCGGAACCCGGCGGCAAAGACGAACCGGGCGAGTCGCTCCCGGAGACGGCGGTACGCGAGACGAACGAGGAAGCCGGAGTCCAAATCGACCTCACGGGACTGGTGATGCTCCACCGGGTCGCGGTCAACGCGCCCGAGCGCCCACGGCTGTATCGACTGATCGCGACGTTCGAGGCCGACTACACGGGCGGCGACCCCGAACCGCGTGAGGGGGAGATCGCCGAACTACGTTGGGTACACGACCACCCGGACGACCTGCTGTACCCGGAAGTCGCAGCGTATCCGCTGTAA
- a CDS encoding DUF420 domain-containing protein, with protein MATADASGPLGTVKEYPRATVAVVSVVGYALVIGTFAGVVPQSVFPSLTQGEVNLLSHAIAAVNTVTTVLLILGWRWIRAGEVRKHAAAMSGSFGLIMVFLVMYLAKVGGGPGEKHIVIRETAFLGAYAGAVELAYLAMLAIHIVLSVVTVPVVLYAIVLGWTHTPEELRTETPHKKIGRIAAGTWIVSLTLGVVTYVLLNWVYAYEFVRVAR; from the coding sequence ATGGCAACAGCGGACGCGAGCGGCCCGCTCGGAACGGTGAAAGAGTACCCACGGGCGACCGTCGCGGTGGTGTCGGTGGTGGGCTACGCACTCGTCATCGGCACGTTCGCCGGCGTCGTCCCGCAGTCGGTGTTTCCGTCGCTCACGCAAGGCGAAGTGAACCTCCTGAGTCACGCCATCGCAGCCGTGAACACGGTGACGACGGTGCTGCTGATCCTGGGCTGGCGCTGGATCCGCGCGGGCGAGGTCCGCAAGCACGCCGCCGCGATGAGCGGTTCCTTCGGCCTCATTATGGTGTTTCTCGTGATGTACCTCGCGAAGGTCGGTGGCGGCCCCGGCGAGAAACACATCGTCATCCGCGAGACGGCGTTCCTCGGCGCGTACGCGGGCGCGGTGGAACTCGCTTACCTCGCGATGCTGGCCATCCACATCGTCCTCTCGGTGGTGACGGTGCCGGTCGTCCTCTACGCAATCGTCCTCGGGTGGACCCACACACCCGAGGAACTACGCACGGAGACGCCCCACAAGAAGATCGGTCGGATCGCCGCCGGGACGTGGATCGTCTCGCTGACGCTCGGCGTCGTCACGTACGTCCTGCTCAACTGGGTGTACGCCTACGAGTTCGTCCGCGTCGCGCGGTAG
- a CDS encoding M28 family peptidase: MTNLSEQTDWIGDVFTSDVGWDLLEDLVDVGNRMAGQPGEREGLELVRDALAAAGCRDARIDEFDIQGWERGESRLYAGTHPERTIALPRSPAGEVSGELVDLGYGVPADFEETDVEGKVVMVSSDTPDDVDRFIHRTEKYYYAVDNGAAAFVFRNHVEGCLPPTGSVGTDDDPIGDIPAVGVSAEVGSRLARRSDGDEVTVTVECATPETTSGNAMAELGPDTDEEVIVSSHVDAHDIAEGAMDNGAGTASIVEVANALAKMEDELDTRVRFIAYGSEEVGLVGSSVEADRVDRDAIKAIVNVDSNVFGRTLSLSTHGFDDLTAAAERLESRFDHPVSTDEGQVPHSDHWPFVVHGVPGFMVAGETDGRGRGWGHTEADTLEKLEGRNLREQAILLTALVADVADGDTTVARRDPSEIAAALENEDKATGMKVIGDWPYDDDGNVAE, translated from the coding sequence GTGACCAACCTCAGCGAGCAGACCGACTGGATCGGAGACGTGTTCACGAGCGACGTCGGGTGGGACCTGCTGGAGGACCTCGTCGACGTGGGCAACCGGATGGCCGGCCAACCGGGCGAACGCGAGGGACTCGAACTCGTCCGCGACGCTCTCGCGGCCGCTGGCTGTCGCGACGCCCGCATCGACGAGTTCGACATCCAAGGCTGGGAGCGCGGCGAGTCGCGACTCTACGCCGGCACCCACCCCGAGCGAACCATCGCCCTCCCGCGGTCGCCCGCCGGCGAGGTGTCGGGGGAACTGGTCGACCTCGGCTACGGCGTCCCCGCGGACTTCGAGGAGACGGACGTCGAGGGGAAGGTCGTGATGGTCTCCTCGGACACGCCCGACGACGTCGACCGCTTCATCCACCGCACGGAGAAGTACTACTACGCCGTCGACAACGGCGCCGCGGCGTTCGTCTTCCGCAACCACGTCGAGGGCTGTCTCCCGCCGACCGGGTCGGTCGGCACCGACGACGACCCCATCGGCGACATCCCGGCCGTCGGCGTGAGTGCAGAGGTCGGCAGTCGTCTCGCCCGTCGCTCCGACGGCGACGAGGTGACGGTGACGGTCGAGTGTGCGACGCCGGAGACGACGAGCGGAAACGCGATGGCGGAACTCGGCCCCGACACCGACGAGGAAGTGATCGTCTCCTCGCACGTCGACGCCCACGACATTGCAGAGGGCGCGATGGACAATGGGGCGGGAACCGCATCCATCGTCGAAGTCGCGAACGCCCTCGCGAAGATGGAAGACGAACTCGACACCCGCGTTCGATTCATCGCGTACGGTTCCGAGGAAGTGGGCCTCGTCGGGTCCTCGGTCGAGGCCGACCGCGTGGACCGCGACGCGATCAAAGCCATCGTCAACGTCGACTCCAACGTGTTCGGGCGGACGCTGTCGCTGTCGACGCATGGCTTCGACGACCTGACGGCCGCGGCGGAGCGACTCGAATCTCGGTTCGACCACCCGGTGTCGACCGACGAGGGACAAGTTCCCCACAGCGACCACTGGCCGTTCGTCGTCCACGGCGTCCCGGGATTCATGGTCGCCGGCGAGACCGACGGCCGCGGCCGTGGCTGGGGCCACACGGAGGCGGATACGCTGGAGAAACTGGAGGGTCGCAACCTCCGAGAGCAGGCCATCCTGCTGACGGCGCTCGTCGCCGATGTCGCAGACGGCGACACCACGGTCGCGCGGCGCGACCCCAGCGAGATCGCGGCGGCGCTGGAGAACGAGGACAAAGCGACCGGGATGAAGGTGATCGGCGACTGGCCGTACGACGACGACGGCAACGTCGCGGAGTGA
- a CDS encoding DUF7313 family protein: MLPSPLEFLVPLGALESVAGVLPFAILAVVLVNMVTRLLAQRSFVKAAEEADDDEALSRFLPHELVNVLLILLAFAFMIVEPHGGMVMSVLILGMVVADFFEYEARRVEARNGMEMERPNSSLAASVLVIGYAGYQSLFFLVAPVWNAII, encoded by the coding sequence ATGTTACCGTCACCGCTGGAGTTCCTCGTCCCCCTCGGGGCGCTGGAGTCCGTGGCGGGGGTGCTGCCGTTCGCCATCCTCGCCGTCGTGCTCGTCAATATGGTCACGCGCCTGCTGGCCCAACGGAGCTTCGTGAAGGCGGCCGAGGAAGCCGACGACGACGAGGCCCTGAGCCGCTTCCTCCCGCACGAACTCGTGAACGTCCTGTTGATCCTGCTGGCGTTCGCGTTTATGATCGTCGAACCCCACGGCGGGATGGTGATGTCCGTCCTCATCCTCGGGATGGTCGTCGCCGACTTCTTCGAGTACGAGGCACGCCGCGTCGAGGCACGCAACGGGATGGAGATGGAACGCCCGAACAGTTCGCTGGCCGCGTCGGTCCTCGTCATCGGCTACGCGGGCTACCAGTCGCTGTTCTTCCTGGTCGCCCCAGTCTGGAACGCCATCATCTGA